In a genomic window of Streptomyces pristinaespiralis:
- a CDS encoding SMP-30/gluconolactonase/LRE family protein → MTSERAALYEMFDDRFRTGRCMNGDDGLEVLYTGCRWAEGPIYLPAWRQVVWSDIPNDRMLRWDEETGAVSVFRRTAGHTNGNTLDRQGRLVTCEQGNRRVTRTEHDGRVTVLADRWQGKRLNSPNDAAVKSDGSIWFSDPDFGITSDYEGYRAHSEIGSNNVYRIDPDTGEVRLVADCFGAPNGLVFSADERQLFVSDTRAGCIRVFDVRDDGTLSGGKIFAEAGARPKARFDNLRFDDAGRLWAAAMDDGVHCYDPDGTLIGRLHVPEAVANIAWGGAKRNRLFITAETSLYSVVMGVAGTHPTGPGRRPWLDPENHAG, encoded by the coding sequence ATGACCAGTGAGCGCGCCGCGCTGTACGAGATGTTCGACGACCGGTTCCGGACCGGCCGTTGCATGAACGGCGACGACGGCCTGGAGGTCCTGTACACCGGCTGCCGCTGGGCGGAGGGACCGATCTATCTGCCCGCCTGGCGGCAGGTGGTCTGGAGCGACATCCCCAACGACCGGATGCTGCGCTGGGACGAGGAGACGGGCGCCGTGAGCGTCTTCCGCCGCACCGCCGGGCACACCAACGGGAACACCCTCGACCGGCAGGGCCGACTCGTCACCTGCGAGCAGGGCAACCGCCGGGTGACACGGACCGAACACGACGGCAGGGTCACGGTGCTGGCGGACCGCTGGCAGGGAAAGCGCCTGAACAGCCCGAACGACGCGGCGGTGAAATCGGACGGCTCGATCTGGTTCTCCGACCCGGACTTCGGCATCACCAGCGACTACGAGGGCTACCGCGCCCACAGCGAGATCGGCTCCAACAACGTCTACCGCATCGATCCCGACACCGGCGAAGTGCGGCTGGTCGCCGACTGCTTCGGCGCCCCGAACGGCCTCGTCTTCTCGGCCGACGAGCGGCAACTGTTCGTCTCCGACACCCGGGCCGGCTGCATCCGGGTCTTCGACGTGCGCGATGACGGCACCCTGTCGGGCGGCAAGATCTTCGCCGAGGCCGGGGCCAGGCCGAAGGCCCGATTCGACAACCTCCGCTTCGACGACGCCGGCCGGCTCTGGGCGGCGGCGATGGACGACGGAGTGCACTGCTACGACCCCGACGGCACCCTGATCGGGCGGCTCCACGTCCCCGAGGCGGTCGCCAACATCGCCTGGGGCGGAGCCAAGCGCAACCGTCTCTTCATCACCGCGGAGACGAGCCTCTACTCGGTGGTCATGGGCGTCGCGGGCACGCACCCCACCGGACCGGGGCGCAGGCCGTGGCTGGATCCGGAGAACCACGCCGGCTGA
- a CDS encoding DUF742 domain-containing protein, with protein sequence MTRRPVDTGDPERLYTVTGGRCRADDDSLDLVTLIVTECEPSHGMQSEHVRILELCRAPTAVVEISAELRLPVTVVRILLCDLLVTGRVTARHPPVGRFRGSLPDTDLLKEVLDGLRNL encoded by the coding sequence ATGACAAGGCGTCCCGTCGACACGGGCGATCCGGAACGGCTGTACACCGTCACCGGCGGGCGCTGCCGTGCCGACGACGACTCGCTCGACCTGGTCACGTTGATCGTCACCGAGTGCGAACCGTCGCACGGCATGCAGTCGGAGCACGTGCGGATCCTCGAACTCTGCCGTGCCCCTACGGCGGTCGTGGAGATCTCGGCCGAACTGCGGCTGCCCGTGACGGTCGTACGGATCCTCCTGTGCGACCTGCTCGTCACGGGCCGCGTCACCGCCCGCCATCCGCCGGTCGGCCGCTTCCGGGGCTCGCTGCCGGACACCGACCTCTTGAAGGAGGTGCTCGATGGACTCCGCAACCTCTGA
- a CDS encoding roadblock/LC7 domain-containing protein, which translates to MQTTDNSLTWLLEGLLERTPGTRHALVLSRDGLKLCWTRHLIRDQADQLAAICSGIQALAQGASIEFGSGTGGVRHSMTEFHGGLLFIVEAGSGAHLAVVAGEGADPGTVGHRMTELVEQIGGHLRAAPRLPAQESPR; encoded by the coding sequence ATGCAGACGACCGACAACAGCCTCACCTGGCTCCTGGAAGGCCTGCTGGAGCGCACTCCCGGCACCCGGCACGCCCTCGTTCTCTCCCGCGACGGGCTGAAGCTGTGCTGGACGCGGCACCTCATCCGTGACCAGGCCGATCAGCTGGCCGCGATCTGCTCCGGCATCCAGGCCCTCGCCCAGGGCGCCTCGATCGAGTTCGGCAGCGGCACCGGCGGCGTCCGGCACTCGATGACCGAGTTCCACGGTGGGCTGCTGTTCATCGTCGAGGCGGGCTCCGGCGCGCATCTCGCGGTCGTCGCGGGGGAAGGCGCCGACCCGGGCACGGTCGGCCACCGGATGACCGAACTGGTCGAGCAGATCGGCGGCCATCTGCGGGCAGCGCCCCGGCTCCCGGCCCAGGAGAGTCCGCGCTGA
- a CDS encoding DUF4442 domain-containing protein, with translation MSADQMSIGELLAATVPMVRTLNLEYLETTAERAVLRLPDQPEYHNHVGGPHAGAMFTLAESASGAVVLAAFGDQLSRSVPLPVKAETSYKKLAKGVLTATATLGRPVADVVEELDAGQRPEFPVTVAIQRADGAVTGEMHIIWTLRPNS, from the coding sequence ATGAGCGCAGACCAGATGTCCATCGGCGAACTGCTCGCCGCCACCGTCCCCATGGTCAGGACCCTCAACCTCGAGTACCTGGAGACGACGGCGGAGCGAGCCGTACTCCGGCTGCCGGACCAGCCCGAGTACCACAACCACGTCGGCGGGCCGCACGCCGGTGCGATGTTCACCCTCGCCGAGTCGGCGAGCGGCGCCGTCGTCCTGGCCGCGTTCGGCGATCAGCTGAGCCGCTCCGTGCCGCTCCCGGTGAAGGCGGAGACCAGCTACAAGAAGCTCGCCAAGGGCGTCCTCACGGCGACCGCGACGCTCGGCCGCCCCGTCGCCGACGTCGTCGAGGAGCTGGACGCGGGGCAGCGCCCCGAGTTCCCCGTCACGGTCGCCATCCAGCGCGCCGACGGCGCCGTGACCGGCGAGATGCACATCATCTGGACCTTGCGCCCCAACAGCTGA
- a CDS encoding GTP-binding protein, translating into MDSATSELSGTSELSGRTPLGRDSENGLKIVIVGGFGVGKTTLVRSVSEIRPLNTEEVMTQAGVGIDETGGVATTKTTTTVAFDFGRISLNDRMVLYLFGAPGQERFWFLWDRLFAGTLGAVVLVDTRRMSDSWYAIDRLEHRGTPFVVAVNRFDDDPSVFSLTEIRQALALDPHVPLVECDARIRSSGKHVLLSLADHLRELATARETTP; encoded by the coding sequence ATGGACTCCGCAACCTCTGAGCTTTCCGGAACCTCTGAGCTTTCCGGCCGCACGCCGCTCGGCAGGGATTCGGAGAACGGCCTCAAGATCGTGATCGTGGGCGGCTTCGGGGTCGGCAAGACGACGCTCGTCCGTTCCGTGAGCGAGATCCGCCCGCTGAACACGGAGGAGGTGATGACACAGGCCGGCGTCGGCATCGACGAGACCGGGGGCGTGGCGACGACGAAGACCACCACCACCGTGGCCTTCGACTTCGGCCGGATCAGCCTCAACGACCGTATGGTCCTGTATCTGTTCGGCGCACCCGGACAGGAGCGCTTCTGGTTCCTGTGGGACAGGCTGTTCGCCGGCACGCTCGGCGCGGTCGTCCTCGTCGACACCCGGCGCATGAGCGACTCCTGGTACGCCATCGACCGCCTCGAGCACCGCGGGACGCCGTTCGTCGTCGCCGTCAACCGGTTCGACGACGACCCGTCCGTCTTCTCCCTCACCGAGATCCGCCAGGCCCTGGCGCTCGACCCGCACGTCCCGCTGGTCGAGTGCGACGCGCGGATCCGCTCGTCCGGCAAGCACGTCCTGCTCAGCCTCGCCGACCATCTCCGCGAACTGGCCACGGCCCGGGAGACGACACCATGA
- a CDS encoding cytochrome P450: MATAQHIPDILSPEFAADPYPAYRSMREHAPLLWHEPTGSYLLSRYEDVERAFKDKESVFTTENYDWQLEPVHGRTIVQLSGREHAVRRALVAPAFRGSDLRDKFLPVIESNSRELIDAFRHKGEVDLVDSFATRFPVNVIADMLGLDKADHDRFHGWYTSVVAYFGNLARDPDVAAAGERTRVEFTEYMIPIIQERRENLGEDLLSTLCAAEVDGVRMSDEDIKAFCSLLLAAGGETTDKAIAGMFANLLVHPDQMAAVREDRSLIDRALAETLRFTPPVHMIMRQTAAEVTVSGGTIPAGATVTCLIGAANRDEERYRDPDRFDIFRDDLTATTAFSAAADHLAFALGRHFCVGALLARAEVRTGVGQLLDAMPDLRLADGFVPREQGVFTRGPRSLPVRFTPAGG, from the coding sequence ATGGCCACCGCACAGCACATCCCGGACATCCTGTCGCCCGAGTTCGCCGCCGACCCGTATCCCGCCTACCGGTCGATGCGCGAGCACGCCCCGCTTCTCTGGCACGAACCCACCGGCAGTTATCTGCTCTCGCGCTACGAGGACGTCGAGCGCGCCTTCAAGGACAAGGAGTCGGTGTTCACCACCGAGAACTACGACTGGCAGCTCGAGCCTGTCCACGGCAGGACGATCGTGCAGCTCAGCGGGCGTGAGCACGCCGTGCGCAGGGCGCTCGTCGCTCCCGCCTTCCGGGGCAGCGACCTCAGGGACAAGTTCCTGCCGGTCATCGAGAGCAACTCCCGTGAACTGATCGACGCGTTCCGGCACAAGGGCGAGGTGGATCTCGTCGACTCCTTCGCCACCCGGTTCCCCGTCAACGTCATCGCCGACATGCTGGGTCTGGACAAGGCGGACCACGACCGCTTCCACGGCTGGTACACCTCCGTCGTCGCCTACTTCGGCAACCTCGCCAGGGATCCCGACGTGGCCGCCGCCGGTGAGCGGACCCGCGTCGAATTCACCGAGTACATGATCCCGATCATCCAGGAGCGGCGCGAGAACCTGGGCGAGGACCTGCTTTCCACGCTCTGCGCGGCGGAGGTGGACGGCGTGCGGATGAGCGACGAGGACATCAAGGCGTTCTGCAGCCTGCTGCTCGCGGCGGGCGGCGAGACCACCGACAAGGCCATCGCCGGCATGTTCGCCAACCTGCTGGTCCACCCGGACCAGATGGCCGCGGTACGCGAGGACCGCAGCCTGATCGACCGTGCCCTCGCCGAGACGCTGCGCTTCACGCCCCCCGTTCACATGATCATGCGGCAGACCGCCGCGGAGGTCACCGTCAGCGGCGGCACCATTCCGGCGGGTGCCACGGTGACCTGCCTGATCGGCGCGGCCAACCGCGACGAGGAGCGGTACCGCGACCCCGACCGCTTCGACATCTTCCGCGACGACCTCACCGCGACGACCGCGTTCTCCGCGGCCGCCGACCATCTGGCCTTCGCGCTCGGGCGGCACTTCTGTGTGGGCGCGCTGCTCGCCAGGGCGGAGGTCCGAACCGGGGTCGGCCAACTGCTGGACGCCATGCCGGACCTGCGGCTCGCCGACGGCTTCGTCCCCCGTGAACAGGGCGTGTTCACCCGTGGACCGAGGTCGCTGCCCGTGCGCTTCACACCAGCTGGCGGCTGA
- a CDS encoding gamma carbonic anhydrase family protein: MTERALVAGVGGKEPAIDPEAFAAPTSVVMGDVSVAAGASVWYQTVLRADCGPITIGAGSNIQDNCTVHSDPGFPVTVGERVSVGHNAILHGCTVEDDVLVGMGATVLNGAHIGTGSLIAAQALVPQGMRVPPGSLVAGVPAKVRRELTQEEQDGIKLNAAVYLDLAAQHRDAHKD; encoded by the coding sequence ATGACGGAGCGGGCATTGGTTGCGGGCGTGGGCGGCAAGGAGCCCGCGATCGACCCGGAGGCGTTCGCGGCGCCGACGTCGGTGGTGATGGGTGACGTGTCCGTCGCCGCGGGGGCGAGCGTCTGGTACCAGACGGTGCTGCGCGCCGACTGCGGGCCGATCACGATCGGCGCCGGGAGCAACATCCAGGACAACTGCACGGTCCACAGCGACCCCGGCTTCCCCGTCACCGTGGGCGAACGTGTCTCGGTCGGCCACAACGCGATCCTGCACGGCTGCACGGTGGAGGACGACGTGCTCGTCGGTATGGGGGCCACGGTCCTCAACGGGGCGCACATCGGCACCGGTTCACTGATCGCGGCACAGGCCCTCGTACCGCAGGGGATGCGGGTACCGCCCGGCTCCCTGGTGGCGGGAGTGCCCGCGAAGGTGCGGCGCGAGCTGACGCAGGAGGAGCAGGACGGCATCAAGCTCAACGCGGCGGTCTATCTGGACCTGGCGGCCCAGCACCGGGACGCGCACAAGGACTGA
- a CDS encoding cytochrome P450 — MNDPIGTAAHVPHPPGCPAHEEAVRLSGPEYRQSPSELYRSLRGRYGSVAPVLLDADIPAWLVLGYTEVTYVTAHDELFARDSRRWNQWGAVPPDWPLLPFVGHQPSVLFTEGAEHQRRARVVTEALEAVDQFELAHWCREIAEQLINAFAGSGRAELMTAYAHALPMRAAVRMCGMPAHGADTEGLVRDLRISLDAAGNDAPVAAYVRVQERIQRLVEDKRGAPGPDVTSRMLAHPAALTDEEAVQDLIVVMAATQQPTANWICNTLRLLLTDDRFALNVSGGRLSVGQALNEVLWLDTPTQNVIGRWAVRDTTLGGRRIRAGDCLMLGLAAANTDPRIWPEGHISAENSAHLSFGNGEHRCPYPAPLLADVIARTAVETLLERLPDVVLAVDPDELTWRPSVWMRGLTSLPVSFTPVVDLGEYRNGSPR, encoded by the coding sequence ATGAACGACCCGATCGGCACCGCGGCACACGTGCCGCACCCGCCCGGCTGCCCCGCCCACGAGGAGGCGGTCCGGCTCAGCGGCCCCGAGTACCGGCAGAGCCCCTCGGAGCTGTACCGCTCCCTGCGCGGCCGGTACGGCTCCGTCGCGCCGGTCCTGCTGGACGCGGACATTCCGGCGTGGCTGGTCCTCGGCTACACCGAGGTCACGTACGTCACCGCACACGACGAGCTCTTCGCCCGCGACTCGCGGCGCTGGAACCAGTGGGGAGCCGTTCCCCCCGACTGGCCGCTGCTGCCGTTCGTCGGGCATCAGCCGTCCGTGCTCTTCACCGAGGGAGCGGAGCACCAGCGGCGTGCCCGTGTCGTCACGGAGGCGCTCGAGGCCGTCGACCAGTTCGAACTCGCCCACTGGTGCCGTGAGATCGCCGAACAACTGATCAACGCCTTCGCCGGCAGCGGTCGGGCGGAGCTGATGACGGCCTACGCGCACGCGCTTCCGATGCGCGCCGCCGTGCGGATGTGCGGGATGCCGGCCCACGGGGCGGACACCGAGGGCCTTGTGCGGGACCTGCGGATCTCGCTGGACGCGGCGGGGAACGACGCACCGGTCGCCGCGTACGTCCGGGTCCAGGAGCGCATCCAGCGGCTGGTCGAGGACAAGCGCGGCGCGCCGGGTCCCGACGTCACCTCCCGGATGCTGGCGCACCCGGCCGCGCTGACGGACGAGGAGGCCGTGCAGGACCTGATCGTGGTCATGGCCGCGACCCAGCAGCCGACGGCCAACTGGATCTGCAACACGCTGCGGCTGCTGCTGACGGACGACCGCTTCGCGCTGAACGTGTCGGGCGGCCGGCTCAGTGTGGGCCAGGCGCTCAACGAGGTGCTGTGGCTCGACACCCCGACCCAGAACGTCATCGGCCGCTGGGCGGTGCGCGACACCACGCTCGGCGGCCGCCGGATCCGAGCCGGCGACTGTCTGATGCTGGGGCTCGCGGCCGCCAACACCGATCCGCGGATCTGGCCGGAGGGACACATCAGCGCCGAGAACTCGGCGCACCTGTCCTTCGGCAACGGCGAGCACCGGTGCCCGTATCCGGCACCGCTGCTCGCCGATGTGATCGCCCGTACCGCGGTGGAGACACTGCTGGAGCGGCTGCCGGACGTGGTCCTCGCCGTGGACCCCGACGAACTGACCTGGCGTCCGTCGGTCTGGATGCGGGGACTGACCTCGCTGCCGGTGAGCTTCACACCGGTCGTGGACCTCGGGGAGTACCGGAACGGCTCTCCGCGATAG
- a CDS encoding DedA family protein, with protein sequence MHVQEWLETVPAVSIYLLVGVVIGLESLGIPLPGEIVLVSSALLASQHGDIDPYILGACATAGAIIGDSIGYAIGRKGGRPLLAWLGGKFPKHFGEAQIAMAERSFEKWGMWAVFFGRFVALLRIFAGPLAGVLRMPYWKFLIANVFGGILWAGGTTAVVYSVGVVAEAWLKRFSWLGLVLAVAVGVTSMLVLKSRAKKAAQQPTTLAPEPEPVPVAD encoded by the coding sequence GTGCACGTCCAGGAATGGCTCGAGACTGTCCCGGCGGTCAGCATCTATCTCCTGGTGGGAGTGGTGATCGGGCTCGAGAGCCTCGGTATCCCGCTCCCCGGAGAGATCGTCCTCGTCAGCTCGGCGCTCCTCGCCTCCCAGCACGGAGACATCGATCCCTACATCCTCGGTGCCTGCGCGACCGCGGGCGCCATCATCGGCGACTCGATCGGGTACGCCATCGGCCGCAAGGGCGGCCGACCGCTGCTGGCCTGGCTCGGCGGGAAGTTCCCCAAGCACTTCGGGGAGGCCCAGATCGCGATGGCCGAGCGGTCCTTCGAGAAGTGGGGCATGTGGGCCGTCTTCTTCGGCCGCTTCGTCGCCCTGCTGAGGATCTTCGCCGGGCCGCTCGCCGGTGTGCTGCGGATGCCGTACTGGAAGTTCCTGATCGCCAACGTCTTCGGCGGCATCCTCTGGGCGGGCGGCACGACGGCCGTCGTCTACTCGGTCGGTGTCGTGGCCGAGGCCTGGCTCAAGCGCTTCTCCTGGCTGGGGCTCGTCCTCGCGGTGGCGGTCGGCGTCACGTCGATGCTGGTGCTCAAGAGCCGGGCGAAGAAGGCGGCGCAGCAGCCGACGACCTTGGCGCCCGAGCCGGAGCCCGTCCCCGTCGCCGACTGA